The Roseimicrobium gellanilyticum DNA segment CGTAGATTACCTTTCCCGTGGCGGCAGCGTAGACGGGGTCTCCGAGATCTGAGTTCCATCCCCCGATGCCATTGAGGTCGTCGCCAAGGTGGCGGGTCACGCGGAAGGGCTGGGCATTGTAAGTCAGCGCCCCTTGCTCGGCTCCCATGGGAGCCTCAAAACGGATAGCAAGAGGCAGACTCGCCATCTCGGCCGGAGAAAGGAGGAGGTAGGCCGCATCAAACGGGGGATGATGAGCCGGAGAGGCATCAGGCTGAGTGCGTTCGCAGAAGCTCAGCAAAAAAAGAGGCACGAGAGCGAAAATGGCAGTGCCCCGGAACATCAAGCAAACTGCCGTCATGCGACGGCCGCGTCAACGTGCGACCCTGTCGCATTTCCAAACAGGCCCGCCATTGCATTGCGGGTTGACCTTGTGCAAATGATTGGAACATTGATCGGATGACCGAGACCGCCCGCCAGCAGATCGAAACTTTCCTTTCCGGCAAGGGGCTCCGCCGCACCAAGCAGCGCGATGTGATCGTGGAAGCAGCGTTTGGCACGAAGGAGCACTTCAATGCCGAGGAGTTGCATGAGATGGCGCGTCGCATTGATCGCACGATCTCCCGTGCCACGGTGTACCGCACGCTCGCGTTGCTTGTGGAGTGCGGTCTCCTGCGCGAAGTGGACCTCGGTCGCGACCAGACCTATTACGACCCAAATTTCCTCGACAAGCCCGAGCACAACCACCTAATCTGCCTCGACTGCGATCGCGTGGTGGAGTTCGAGGATGATCACATTGCGCTGATGGAGGACTGCATTACCCGCCGTCTGGGTTTCACGCCCTCCAGCAAGACGATCCGGATTGCGGCAAATTGCGACCAGTTGGCCCGTTCAGGCCACTGCGCCTACCGCGACCAGAAGCTCGCGGGCACCCTGCCGGCGCATTCGCACGCTCACGCGCACGCGTAACCGGGCAGGCTCACCGCCGCAGAACGGGCAGGAGCGTTGCCAGACATTTCTTGCGCGACGGGAGGTTCCGTCTACTCTCTGCCTCCCCATGTGGAAAGGCAGATTCCAGCAACCGACCAGTGCGCTCGTGCAGCGCTACGGAGAGTCCGTGTCCTTTGATTGGAGGCTGTACGAGCACGACATCCGAGGTTCCATCGCGCATTCCAAGGCGCTGGTGAAGGCCGGCATCCTCACGCAGGACGAGCAGCAGAGCATTGAAAAAGGCCTGCTCGGCATCCGTGCGGACATTGAAGCGGGCAAGTTCACCTGGAAGCAGGAGCTTGAGGACGTGCACATGAACATCGAGTCCGAGCTCACGCGCCGCATCGGTGCTGCCGGAGCGAAGCTGCACACCGCCCGCAGCCGCAATGACCAGATTGCCACGGATGCACGCCTCTATTGCCGTGCCTCGGTGGACCAGATTCTCGTACTCGTGCGCTCCATGCAGCGCGCCCTCGTGGAATGCGCCGAGCGCAATGCGGACGCCGTGATGCCCGGCTACACGCACCTGCAGCGCGGGCAGCCCGTGCTTTTTGCCCATCACCTGCTCGCCTATGTGGAGATGCTGGACCGCGATGCGAGCCGCCTGGCGGATGCGCGGAAGCGTTTGAACGTCCTGCCGCTGGGTTCCGGCGCGCTGGCGGGCAGCACCATTGTTCTCGACCGCGTCTTTGTAGCGCAGGAGCTGGAGTTTGATGGTGTGACGCAGAACTCGATGGATGCCGTGAGCGATCGCGATTTCATCGCCGAGCTGCTCTTTGATTTCGCGCTCACGGGCGTGCATCTCTCGCGTCTCAGCGAGGACGTCATCCTCTGGGCCAGCGCGGAGTTTGCCTTCATCACCCTGAGCGATGCCCACACCACGGGCTCGAGCCTCATGCCGCAGAAAAAGAATCCGGATGTGGCGGAACTCACACGCGGCAAGTCCGGACGTCTCGTCGGCAATCTCATGGGCCTGCTCACCACGCTGAAGGGCCTGCCCATGACGTACAATCGTGATCTGCAGGAGGACAAGGAACCGCTTTTTGATTCCATCGAGACGCTGGGCCTCGCGCTGGAAGTCTTCGCGGAAATGGTCAGCGGCATGGAGGTGAACCGGCCCAAGACCATTGCCGCGACCGCCGATCCGCTGCTGCTGGCGACCGATCTTGCAGATTACCTGGTGCTGAAGGGCACACCCTTCCGTCATGCGCATGAAGTCATCGGCAAGCTGGTGGCCCACTGTGGGCAGACCGGGAAGACTTTCCTGGAGCTCAGCACGGCGGACTACCGGCAGTTCAGCGAGGCGTTTGATGATTCCGTGCACGACCTGTTGAAGGTGGATGTGGCTCTCGCAGCCAGAAAAGGCGCTGGAGCTCCCTCGCCGCAGAATGTGGCCGCGCGCCTGAACCACTGGAGGAGCGTACTCTCGGAGTAGAGCAGGAGTGATTTGACTGAACCCATGACCATCCCGGACTTCGAGATCTGCACCTTTGAGGACCACGACGGCTGGCAAAAGCTGCCGGGCAAAATCGTCTATGGTGGTCGCTATGTGCAGGTGGAGGAGTGTCACTTCCGCACGCCGGCCCGCCCAGGTGAGGACATCCCGTGGACCGTGGCGCACCGCGTGCCTGCCGTGGCCGTGGCTGCCTTCACGGAGGATGGAAAGTTTGTCCTGGTACACCAGGAGCGCCTGCCGGTGAAGCGGGCGTTGTGGGAGTTCCCCGCGGGCCAGATTGATGATGGCGAGACGCGGGAGAGCATCATTGCCACCGTCTTGCGCGAGCTGGATGAGGAGGCCGGGGTGGAAGCACTCCCCGGCGCCGAGTTCACCCCGCTGGGCTGGTTTTTTGCCTCGCAAGGTTTCACCAGCGAGCACGTTTACCTTTTTGCCGTCGGCCCGATGCGTATCGTCCGCGCACCACAACCCGTCGGCGGGGAGCACATCGGCGAGGTCCGGCTGGTAACGCCGGATGAACTGCGCCACCTGGTGGCTTCCCTGATCATCCAGGACGCGCTATCGCTCGCCCTCTTCGCGCGCCTGTCGGCCCGCGGGATGGTGTGAGCGGGCACTCCCCCCCTAGCGACAGACGCGACACATGTTTAACTGGCTCTTTAAGAAAGTCGTCACCTTCCGTGAAAAGGTGGCGGTGGATCTCGGCCAAGGCGACGACGAGAAACCGTTCCTGGATCACCTTGATGACTTGCGCACGATGATTGTGCGCATGGCCGTCACCCTGCTGGTGATGACTCTCGCCACCTTCTTCTTCATTGAAGAATTGATGGCCATCATGACCTACCCCCTGACGTTGGCGGGTATCGAGCAGCAGGTCACCCTACAGAACCTGGATCCCACCGGGGGCTTCATGACCGCGATGAATGTGGCCCTGGTGGCCAGCGTCATCCTGGCATTCCCGATACTGCTCTATTTCCTGCTGCAGTTCGTCCTGCCTGGCCTGCGTAGTAATGAGAAGAAGGTGCTCTTCCCGGCATTGAGTGTGGGAGCTGGCCTCTTCCTCATAGGTGTACTCTTCGCCTACTTCGTGGTGTCACCCCGTGCGCTGACCTTCTTCTACGAGTTCAGCCGTGACATGGGTGCCGTGTCGAAGAATAAGAAGGAGGAGGTGCAGACGCAGAAGGCGGAGACGCCCCCGGCTACGACCACCACTCTTCCGGACCTGAAACCCGGCACCCGCATCACCGCCACGACCGCGGAAGGAATGTCTTTCGTGTTTGAGGTTGTCGAAGTGCAGGCTCCCCGGTTGGAGTCGAACAAAGGAGCGACCTCCCCAGGAAGCACAGGCACGGCTCCCGTGCCCACACCGGGCACGACTACTCCTCCACCTGCACCACCGGACAAGCCACTAGTGACTGCCGAGGCATCACCCACCACGGCAATTGCCGCGGTGCCTGCAGTGGCTGCGGCCACGATTGCTCCTGCAACTCCCTTCATCTGGGAGCTGAAGCAGTATGTGAAATTCATCTGCCAGTTCATCCTCATCTTCGGCGCCTGCTTTGAGCTGCCGGTGGTGGTGATGGCCCTGGTGAAGCTGGATGTGCTGAACTACAAGGTGATGAAGACCTCCCGCTCCTGGGCGGCCATCATCATCTGCGTGGCTGCTGCGCTCATCACGCCCACCCAGGATGCCATGACTCTCGGCCTGCTCGCAGTGCCGATGTACATCTTGTATGAGATCTGCATCTGGCTCGCATGGTGGCTGGAGAAGCGTGATCGTGCCCTCTATCCCGAGTACTACAAGGAACAGGACGAGGACGAAAAGGCCCTCGAAGTGGCCGACAACGACTGGGACAACGAAAACTACAACCCGTGGGGTGGTGGCGACGAAGAAGAGGACGAGGATGAAGGCTCGGGCACCAAGCCGAAGCCCCAATCCACGCCTCCGCCTTCTACCGACGGATCAACGCCGGAAGGCGAGTCGAAGCTGGAAGCCGGCACTGAAGCGAAGACAGATGCAGAGGCGCTCTCTGAGTCTCCTTCATCTGAGTCGCCCGCCACAAGCAGCGAAGAGAACTCCGTCTCAGACACCAGCTACAGTGCACCTGAAGCCAGCATCACTGGCGACAGTCCTGCCGTACCTGAACCTGAATCTGAGCCAAGTCCCGTGCCTGAGGAGGGCAAGGCCTCGCCAGCGACGGATACTTCGAACGACGATGACGACTGGTCCCTGAAGAAAAAGGACAAGCCGGACGATGGGCCCACGGCCGACAAGCGGGACACGGATTGATCAAGGACTCGATGGTTTTGGCTGGGCAAGCTGCCTCCGCGCATTTATTCCTGTGAGGCAGTGAACCCAAGGCATCCATTCACAGCGGCAGCGCGGCGATGGAACGCCGCCTGTGTTCATGGCGTATTGGTCCTGTTGTCATTGGCAGTTCCGGCATTGGCATGGGCCGAAGAGAAGACCGCGCCGGAGTCCCGGAAAGGAGAGACTGGATACATCGAGTACTGGCCCGGTGAACTGCCCATCGTGCTCTCCGCGCCGCATGGAGGACGTCTCATCCCGAAGGAACTTCCCAACCGCACCACGGGTCGGCTCCAGCGGGATGCCTTCACGGCGGAGCTCGCGATGGAGATGCGCGATGCTTTGCAGCGGAGGTATGGTGTCGCCCCGCATCTGGTCATCTGCCATCTCGCACGTGTGAAGCTGGATGCGAACCGTGAGATCAAGGAGGCTGCACAGGGGAGCGCCGTCGCGGAGAAGGCCTGGCACGAGTACCACGGCTTTCTCCATGAGGCGGAGGGTGCCGTGATGAAGAGGTTTCCGCGTGGGCTGTATCTGGATGTCCATGGACACAGCCATGAGAAGCAGCAGGTGGAACTCGGCTACCTCCTCGGCAAGGACGAGATTCAGTGGCCACCGCAGAAGCTGAACCTCCCTGAAGTGGCTGCTCGCAGCAGCATCCGGCTACTCGACCAAAACTCAGATGAAGACTTCGCGGCCCTCCTGAAAGGACCAGCGAGCCTGGGTGGCCTGCTGGAGCAGCGCGGTGTGCCGTGCATCCCAGCTCCGGGCGCTCATGTGGATCCGGGGGATTTGTATTTCAATGGCGGGTACAACACTGAAACGCATGGCTCACTCGATGGCGTGGGCTTGGATGCCATCCAGCTCGAAGTGCCGCGCAAGTTCCGAAATGAGAAGACTGACCGCGAGGCGCTGGCACGCGCGCTGGCGGATGCCTTGGAGCCGTACTTTCAGAAACACTTCAAAATGACCTTGCCGGTCACCTCACCAAATGCGCAACCCCAGGCACCTGTCCCTGGGGCGGCCACATCTTCTGCAACATCGGGCTTGAATCAGAAGCTTCCCAGCCGTTGATGCCGCCATGGTAGAAATCAATGTCACCTATGAAGGCGGCCTGCGCACGCGCGCCATCCATGGCCCCTCGAAGACCGAACTCGTCACGGATGCACCGGTGGACAACATGGGGAAGGGAGAATCCTTCTCACCCACCGATCTTGTGGCCACTGCGCTGGCCAGCTGCATCGC contains these protein-coding regions:
- a CDS encoding Fur family transcriptional regulator, yielding MTETARQQIETFLSGKGLRRTKQRDVIVEAAFGTKEHFNAEELHEMARRIDRTISRATVYRTLALLVECGLLREVDLGRDQTYYDPNFLDKPEHNHLICLDCDRVVEFEDDHIALMEDCITRRLGFTPSSKTIRIAANCDQLARSGHCAYRDQKLAGTLPAHSHAHAHA
- the argH gene encoding argininosuccinate lyase, which produces MWKGRFQQPTSALVQRYGESVSFDWRLYEHDIRGSIAHSKALVKAGILTQDEQQSIEKGLLGIRADIEAGKFTWKQELEDVHMNIESELTRRIGAAGAKLHTARSRNDQIATDARLYCRASVDQILVLVRSMQRALVECAERNADAVMPGYTHLQRGQPVLFAHHLLAYVEMLDRDASRLADARKRLNVLPLGSGALAGSTIVLDRVFVAQELEFDGVTQNSMDAVSDRDFIAELLFDFALTGVHLSRLSEDVILWASAEFAFITLSDAHTTGSSLMPQKKNPDVAELTRGKSGRLVGNLMGLLTTLKGLPMTYNRDLQEDKEPLFDSIETLGLALEVFAEMVSGMEVNRPKTIAATADPLLLATDLADYLVLKGTPFRHAHEVIGKLVAHCGQTGKTFLELSTADYRQFSEAFDDSVHDLLKVDVALAARKGAGAPSPQNVAARLNHWRSVLSE
- a CDS encoding NUDIX hydrolase; protein product: MTIPDFEICTFEDHDGWQKLPGKIVYGGRYVQVEECHFRTPARPGEDIPWTVAHRVPAVAVAAFTEDGKFVLVHQERLPVKRALWEFPAGQIDDGETRESIIATVLRELDEEAGVEALPGAEFTPLGWFFASQGFTSEHVYLFAVGPMRIVRAPQPVGGEHIGEVRLVTPDELRHLVASLIIQDALSLALFARLSARGMV
- a CDS encoding twin-arginine translocase subunit TatC; this translates as MFNWLFKKVVTFREKVAVDLGQGDDEKPFLDHLDDLRTMIVRMAVTLLVMTLATFFFIEELMAIMTYPLTLAGIEQQVTLQNLDPTGGFMTAMNVALVASVILAFPILLYFLLQFVLPGLRSNEKKVLFPALSVGAGLFLIGVLFAYFVVSPRALTFFYEFSRDMGAVSKNKKEEVQTQKAETPPATTTTLPDLKPGTRITATTAEGMSFVFEVVEVQAPRLESNKGATSPGSTGTAPVPTPGTTTPPPAPPDKPLVTAEASPTTAIAAVPAVAAATIAPATPFIWELKQYVKFICQFILIFGACFELPVVVMALVKLDVLNYKVMKTSRSWAAIIICVAAALITPTQDAMTLGLLAVPMYILYEICIWLAWWLEKRDRALYPEYYKEQDEDEKALEVADNDWDNENYNPWGGGDEEEDEDEGSGTKPKPQSTPPPSTDGSTPEGESKLEAGTEAKTDAEALSESPSSESPATSSEENSVSDTSYSAPEASITGDSPAVPEPESEPSPVPEEGKASPATDTSNDDDDWSLKKKDKPDDGPTADKRDTD
- a CDS encoding N-formylglutamate amidohydrolase produces the protein MSLAVPALAWAEEKTAPESRKGETGYIEYWPGELPIVLSAPHGGRLIPKELPNRTTGRLQRDAFTAELAMEMRDALQRRYGVAPHLVICHLARVKLDANREIKEAAQGSAVAEKAWHEYHGFLHEAEGAVMKRFPRGLYLDVHGHSHEKQQVELGYLLGKDEIQWPPQKLNLPEVAARSSIRLLDQNSDEDFAALLKGPASLGGLLEQRGVPCIPAPGAHVDPGDLYFNGGYNTETHGSLDGVGLDAIQLEVPRKFRNEKTDREALARALADALEPYFQKHFKMTLPVTSPNAQPQAPVPGAATSSATSGLNQKLPSR